In Candidatus Jettenia caeni, the DNA window AGCCGGAATGGATGTCGAAATAAATTCGATTAAACCAATTGAGGTTGACTGTGGCATTGAGAATCTTTTCTCTGACTTATCACTATTTTCGAATGATCAGAAAATTGAATTTCGTTTATTGACTCTATTTATCTATTCTTTACTATTGGAAGCAGACAAGGCATATCTTGCTGTTAAAGACAAAGAACTCTATCAAAGAAAAGTTATACCCATTGATACAGATATAATTGATGCATATAAGGCAAAGGAATTTAAAAATAAAAAGGCAAATATAAATGCAGATCGAGAAAAGGCGTATAATGAAGTAATGACAGAACTGGAAAGTCTTGATTTAATTAATCATCTATATTCTCTAACCTTACCAACCGGTATGGGAAAAACCTTATTGGCTGCCTCATGGGCGATAAAACTCAGGAATAAAATACAGAATAATTTAGGTTTTGTTCCTCAGATTATTATTGCCTTGCCATTTCTTTCAATTATTGACCAATCAGCAAAAGAATATGAAAAATTTCTTGGAAATCCTAACGAGGAAGTCTTTTTAAAGACCCATTCTCTCTCATCTTTTGAGTTCAATGGATACGAACCTAATACTGCTGAGTTTTTTGTGAATATTTGGAAATCACAAATAATAATGACAACTTTTGACCAGCTGTTGTACACCTTTCTAAGTTTTAAGCCAAAACACCTCATGCGCTTTCATAATCTTCTCAACAGCATTATTATTATGGATGAAATCCAAGCCCTGCCGCCTCATCTTTGGCATCCATTTTCCACTTTTATTAAATATATTACAAATGTAGGCAAAAGCTATCTTCTCGTCATGTCTGCAACTCAACCAAGATTTTTAGATAATGCAGAAGAACTCGTTCCGACTATCAGGAAAGTTACTAAAGAAAAGGGACCGGAAAGATATTTTGAAAAACTGTCACGCTATAAGCTTCTGTTGAATCATAAAGATACGCTTGCTTTAGATGATTTTATATTGAAGATGCGGGATAAACTTTCCAAAATAGAAGAAGAAAAAATTATGATAGTTCTTAATACAAGAGATTCTGCAAAAAAAGTATATGAAAAACTTAAAAGTATTGCTAAGAATAGAGAAACCTATTTTCTTTCCTCGTATATAATTCCAGCAGAAAGATTAAACAGGATTGAAAAAATTAAAAATTCAAAAGGGGCGTTAGTTATATCTACCCAATGTATTGAAGCTGGTATAGATATTGATATGGATTATGTTATCAGAGATTTTGGGCCATTGGATTCAATTATTCAGGTAGCTGGACGATGTAATAGAGAAGGAGAAAAGGAAACGAAGACTGTAAAGGTAATACGGCTATATGATCCAGATATAGCTAATAACTTTTGTCCAACTGGCGAATTCAATGCAATAGTTTATGATAGGCTTTCTCTTGACGCAACAATGGGCATTTTAAATAAATTTGGAAGTACAGAGGTTATGGAAAATGAGGTTTTTGATTTAGCATCTCAATATTTCATTGAGCTTAAGCGGAAGGATTTAGGCAAAAACAAAACAGAATGTTTGATAGATTTCTCTCATAATTATCTTAGAAACGGGAAGCAGCGTAGTTTTGATATTAGGACAGAATTGAGGGGGAAGCTAAAGCAATATAACATAATAGTAGAAAAACATGCCCCAGGATTAAGAAACGAAATAGAGCAAATATTCAAAGAAGATATGGATAGATGGGAACGCAGAAGAAAACTAAAAGGACTTTCCAATAAGATTGCAATGAATTCCATATCTGTAAATGCTTATAATTTTAATCCGGACGATATCGCAGAAAAAGGAAAAGGTAATTTCTATTTTTTAAAGTCGGCGTATTATGATGATGAAATTGGTTTTAACTATCAACCACCTTCGGGTACTGTCATCGTATGATTCATAATATCATAACAAACAATTTACTTAAGGAAGTATTAAGTTGTACTGCTTCTTTATACTTTGATAAACCTGAAGCCACATCAGACTTCCAATCTAAAGACTTACGTGGAGCTATTGCAGGATTATATCCAAATGAAATACTGCTTCATCAACACAGTGAAGATGGTACAGTTAAATACAGTTATCCCTTCGTCCAATATAAAAATGTTCATAGAACTTGTATGTTAGTAGGAATAGAAAACGGTGCAAAACTTATCTCGAATCTTAATTTGGTGGGTGAAACAATCGAACTATCTTGTGAAAAATACAGGGTTCTTAAAAAAGATATATCGCTTCAAGAATCACTTTATGGAATAATAAAAACAACTTGTTCTTATTCCTTCCTCACCCCCTGGCTTGCCCTGAACGAAAAAAATTACGAACAATACCAGAAACTTGAAGGCTGGACAAAGAAAAAGGAATTTTTGGAGAAGATATTAATTGGCAATATCATCTCCATGTCAAAAGGGCTTGGCTATACCGTACCAGAACCCATTAAAGTAAGTATCATCAAACTCAGAGAAGTTCAAACATCCCTCAAAGGCACTCCCATGCTCGGCTTTCTCGGTACATTCTCCGTCAATTTCGAAATCCCTGATTACTGGGGCATCGGGAAGTCAGTATCGAGGGGATTTGGGACGGTGGTAAGCACAGTGTCGGTGAGAAGCATTAAAAAGAGTTGAGGAGTTAGCCAGTAAGAGCGAGATATTGCTAAAATGAAAATTTTGAGGTTCCATTTTGACACCTTAAATAGAATCGTTTTATTTATTTCTTGTTAAAAGGAAAATAAACATGATAAAAATTGAAAATATCCCAAAACAATTCAATAAAAAAACATTACAAGAAAAACTTAAGAACATTTGTGAAAAAAATGACGTAATTCTGCTGGCTTTGTTTGGTTCATTTGTAAGAGGGGAACAAAAAAAGAAAAGTGATATCGATATACTCATAAAATTTGATGAATCAAAGGAAAAGAGCTTGCTTGATTTGATACATATTGAAAACGAACTCAAAAAAATATTTAGAAGAAAGGTCGATCTGTTAACACAAGAAAGTATTAGCCCTTATTTAAGGAATGAGATTACAAGCTCAATGAAAGTAATCTATGAAAAGAGATGAAATTTACTTAAAGCACATAATTGATGCCATTAATAATATAGAAGTTTTTATTGACAAAATGGGAAAAGATGAGTTTATGAAGAATAAGCTCGTACAAAGTGCAACTATCAGACAACTTGAGATAATTGGCGAAGCAGTTAAGAATGTATCTTCTCACTTGAGAAAATCATATAGTGATATATCCTGGAAAGATATCGCAGATCTAAGAGACAAATTGATCCATGAATATTTTGGGGTGGATATTCAGCTAGTCTGGATAATATGTGTGAGGGATATTCCGACACTCAAAAAAGATGTTGTAAAAATTATTCATGATCTAGAAAAAAATGAATGACGGGGTTTCTAACTATAGAATCGCTTTTTCCGCGAAACGGTGTTAGTGAACAGTATCGGTGTCAGTGGAAAGTGTCAGAAAGGGTTAAGGAGTTTGAGAGTTTAAAGAGCTGTGGAGTGAAAAAAGAGGAAATATTTATATATGATACAAAGAGACTATGAGATAGCGAAAGAATTAAAAGAGAGACTGTCTAAAGTTATCCAATTAATTGATTTCAGAGTCTTTGGTTCTCGGGCAAGAGGAAATGCCGACGAATATTCTGACATGGATGATCAATTAAAAAAAATAATCCGTAACATTGTATGGGAAGTTGGATTTGAAAATTCAATATATATTTCTCCGCTTATTTTTACACGCTATGAGATAGAAGATTCCCCGCTAAGGGCATCCCCCATAGTGAGAGGCATTAACGAAGAAGGAATTAGAATATGACAGATAAAGAGGCTCTCTCTGTGTATCGGTTTAAGCAGGCTGAAGAGACACTCTCTGAAGCGGAAAGGATGGTACGCGAGAATTTTAGTCCCGGATCTATTATAAACAGAGCTTACTACTCCCTATTTTATTCGGTTTTGGCACTCTTTCTGAAAGCCGATATCAATGTCAAAACCTCTAAGCATAGTGGAATTATTTCTGTATTTGATAAGGAATTTGTTAAAACAGGAAAGATTGATAAGCGTTACTCAAAAATCTTTCATGATGCTTTTGACGATGACAAGAGGGAGATTATAAAGAACTGATTGAAATTCCATTTGAAAAAACGACAGAACATGTTAGGCTGGCAAGAGAATTTTTAACCGCTATCAAGGATTCTATCAAATAATATATCAGATCATACCATGCAGCTTGTAATTAACTCATATGGTTCATACCTACAGAAAAACGGAGATTGCTTCAAGGTCAAGAAGGATGAACAGGTCTTTGAGGTCTCCGTAAAAAAAGTAGACAGCATTATGATCACAACGGCTGCCTATATTACCACCGATGCCATCAAGCTTGCTATGGATAACAATATTGATATTATCTTTCTGGATGAATTCGGAGATCCCTTTGGCAGGGTATGGCACAGCAAGCTGGGCAGTACA includes these proteins:
- a CDS encoding putative DNA polymerase beta subunit is translated as MIKIENIPKQFNKKTLQEKLKNICEKNDVILLALFGSFVRGEQKKKSDIDILIKFDESKEKSLLDLIHIENELKKIFRRKVDLLTQESISPYLRNEITSSMKVIYEKR
- a CDS encoding CRISPR-associated protein; amino-acid sequence: MCLFSDIKSHPDLPLEKHLAQVAEIAIELLEGKHVEFQSLGLTKEHLKALVKRASLFHDLGKATSYFQMRLTTGKKGPNGEHWHTGLSAILAYEPLLTYCKENNLNEIIALSPLLAILYHHSELSKGLPNDPVIEDRLKAFKKEILNLPILGKAGMDVEINSIKPIEVDCGIENLFSDLSLFSNDQKIEFRLLTLFIYSLLLEADKAYLAVKDKELYQRKVIPIDTDIIDAYKAKEFKNKKANINADREKAYNEVMTELESLDLINHLYSLTLPTGMGKTLLAASWAIKLRNKIQNNLGFVPQIIIALPFLSIIDQSAKEYEKFLGNPNEEVFLKTHSLSSFEFNGYEPNTAEFFVNIWKSQIIMTTFDQLLYTFLSFKPKHLMRFHNLLNSIIIMDEIQALPPHLWHPFSTFIKYITNVGKSYLLVMSATQPRFLDNAEELVPTIRKVTKEKGPERYFEKLSRYKLLLNHKDTLALDDFILKMRDKLSKIEEEKIMIVLNTRDSAKKVYEKLKSIAKNRETYFLSSYIIPAERLNRIEKIKNSKGALVISTQCIEAGIDIDMDYVIRDFGPLDSIIQVAGRCNREGEKETKTVKVIRLYDPDIANNFCPTGEFNAIVYDRLSLDATMGILNKFGSTEVMENEVFDLASQYFIELKRKDLGKNKTECLIDFSHNYLRNGKQRSFDIRTELRGKLKQYNIIVEKHAPGLRNEIEQIFKEDMDRWERRRKLKGLSNKIAMNSISVNAYNFNPDDIAEKGKGNFYFLKSAYYDDEIGFNYQPPSGTVIV